The genome window TACACGATGGTCACCTCCAGCACTCTCATGCTGGTCGGCTCGCTCACCTACTTCGACCTGATCTTCGTCCTCTCGGGAGGGACCGGCGGCCCGGGTACGGCCACCCGTGTGCTGCCCCTCGCCATGTACATCACCGGATTCCAGGCCCATGACATGGGCCGGGCCAGCGCCGTCGCCACCCTCCTGGTGGTCCTCGGCCTCGCCCTGTCGCTCCTGATGACCCGACTGTCCGGCTTCACCCGGATGGACAGCCAGCAGGAGGGCATGTGAGCACCACCGTCACCAAAGCCCGCCACGCTGCCCGAACGGGCGCTGGGCACGACCGAGGCGCCGACCGGTCGGCACCGCCCGCGCGGCCCGGTTCTCCTCGGCGCCGTACGGTCGTCGGCACGGTACGCCGAGCCCTCTCCGGCGGTGTCACGCTCCTGTGGGCGGCGATCGTCGTGGTCCCCGTGTACTGGCTGGTGGTGACCAGTCTGCGCACCCGCGCCGACTTCACCGCCGACAGCCCACTGGCCCTGCCCGGCCACCCGACGCTCGACAACTACCGGACCGTCCTGGCAGGCGACTTCACGACCTACCTGTTCAACAGCGTGATCGTGACCGTGGCGACCGTCGTGCTGACCGTCGCCGTCGCCCTCATGGCCGCCTTCGCCATCGTCCGGGGGGCCGGCGGCCGTCTGTCCCGGGTGTCCTTCCGGCTGTATCTGCTGGGCCTGGCGATCCCGCTCCAGGCCGTGATCATCCCGGTGTATCTGCTGATCATCAAGATGCGGCTGTACGACAGCCTCCTCGCGATCGTGCTTCCCTCGGCGGCGTTCGCGCTGCCGATCACCGTCATGATCCTGGTGAGCTTTCTGCGCGATGTGCCCCGCTCGCTGTTCGAGGCGATGATCGTCGACGGCGCCGGCGACTGGCGCATGCTCTTCTCGCTCGCCGCCCCGCTGGCCCGCCCGGCCCTGATGACGGTCGCCGTCTACGACGGGCTGCAGGTCTGGAACGGCTTCCTCTTCCCGCTCATCCTCACCCAGAGCGGCGACAAGGCCGTACTCCCACTCGCCCTGACCCTCTACAAGGGCCAGTTCGGCATCGACGTACCGGCCACCATGGCCGCGGTGGTGCTCTCCACCCTGCCGATGCTCGCGCTCTTCATCCTCGCCCGACGCCAGCTCGTCGCCGGGCTCACCGCCGGCTTCTCCAAGTAGCCCGCTCAACGGGGACTCGCCGCGTACACAGGCCGGGCAGCGCGCCCGGTCTGGTCGGCGTGCCCGCGCACCCCCCCCAGGAGTCGTGAATGACCACCACCATCCCGGACCACGGCGGCGCCCTCCCGCAGGACGACGGCCGACCCTGGACCGATCCCACCCTGTCGACGCGCGAGCGGGCCGAGGCCCTGCTCGCCCGGCTCACCCTTCCGGAGAAGGTCGCACAGCTCAGCAGCGCCTGGGAGGACGTCGAACCGGCCGGCCCCGAAGTGGCCCCCGGGACCAGCATCTTCGACCGCGTCGGCGACCTCACCGAGACGGCCCGCCACGGCCTGGGCCAGCTCACCCGCCCGTACGGCACCCTGCCCCGGCCAGCCCTGGAACACTCCCGGGCCCTGGCCGGGCGGCAGCGGCAGATCACGGCCCAGAGCCGGCTCGGCATCCCGGCCATGGCACACGACGAGTGCCTGACCGGCTTCACCGCCTACGGCGCGACCATCTACCCCACCTCGCTCGGCATGGCGGCCACCTTCGACCCGGAGCTGATCCGGCGGGTCGGCGCGGCCATCGGCGCCGACATGGCGGAGGCCGGCGTCCACCAGGGCCTCGCCCCGGTCGTCGACGTCATCCGCGACTACCGCTGGGGCCGCTGCGAGGAGACCTACGGCGAAGACCCGTACCTGGTCGGGGAGATGGGGGAGGCCTACGTCACCGGGCTGCAGAGCGCCGGTGTGTACGCCACCCTCAAGCACTTCGCCGGGTACTCCGCCTCGGTGGGCGGCCGCAATCACGCCCCCGTGCACGCCGGCCGCCGCGAACTCCTCGACGTCCTTCTACCGCCCTTCGAACGGCTCGTCGCGGCCGGTGTCGGCTCCGTGATGAACTCGTACGCCGAGATCGACGGCGAGGCCCCGGCCGCCAGCCGGTGGCTGCTGACCGAAGTCCTGCGCGAGTGGTGGGGTTTCGAGGGCACCGTCGTCTCCGACTACTGGTCGCTGCCCTTCCTGGTGAGCGCCCACCGGGTGGCCGCCGACCTCGTCGACGCCGGAGCACTCGCCCTGAGCGCGGGGATGGACGTCGAACTGCCCGACCAGCGCGGCTTCGGCGACGCCCTCGTGCACGCCGTGGAACAAGGCACGGTCGACGAGGGCCTGGTCGACCGGGCCGTACGCCGGGTGCTGCGGCAGAAGGCCGAGCTGGGGCTCCTGGATCCGGACTGGGACCCGCGGCCGGCCGCACTGCGCGCGGGCGAACTCGACCTGGACAAGCCGGAGAACCGCGAACTCGCCCACGCCGTGGCGCAGTCGAGCGCAGTCCTGCTCTCCAACGACGGCACCCTGCCCCTTCCGTCCGGCGGCCGGATCGCGCTGATCGGCCCCTGCGCGGACGACGTACGCACCATGTTCGGCTGCTACAGCTTCCCCAACCACGTCCTGGCCAAGCGCGACGACCTCGGCAACGGCGTCGAGGCGGCCTCCCTGCGCACCGCACTGGCCGAGGAACTCCCCTCCGTTCACTGGGAGTTCGCCCACGGCTGCCCGGTCCGGGACGAAGACCGCTCCGGGATCCCCGCTGCCGTCGAAGCCAGCGCAGCGGCCGACCTCACCGTCCTGGTCGTCGGCGACAAGGCGGGCATGTTCGGCATCGGCACCTCCGGCGAGGGCTGTGACGTGGAGGATCTGCGGCTGCCGGGTGTTCAGGAGGAGTTGGTGGAGGCCGTCCTGGCGACCGGGAAGCCCGTCGTGCTGATCGTCAACAGCGGTCGGCCCTACGCCGTGGGCCGGTTCGCGTCCGCCGCCGCGGCCATGGTCCAGGTCTTCCTGCCGGGGGAGGAAGGCGGCCGGGCGGTGGCCCGGCTCCTGTCCGGCCGCGCCAACTTCAGCGGCAAGCTGCCCGTGCAGATCCCCCTCTCCCCGGGCGGTCAGCCGTACACCTACCTTCACCCGCCCCTCGGCGACCGGCAGAGTTTCCTGTCCAACCTCGACCCGACACCCGCGTTCCCGTTCGGGCACGGGCTGTCGTACACCGACTTCGAGATCGACCTGCTCGCCGTCGACCGCGAACAGGTGCCGACGGACGGCGGGTTCACGGTCCGCGCGCGGGTACGGAACACGGGGGCGGTCGCGGGCGCCGAGACTGTCCAGCTGTACGCCATCGACCCGGTCGCCCAGGTAACTCGGCCGGTACGCTCCCTGCTGGGTTTCGCCAAGGTAGCCCTCGCCCCCGGCCGACAGGCGACGGTCCGCTTTCACGTCCACACCGACCGCCTGGCCTTCGCCGGCCTGGACGGCCGAAGGATCGTCGAGGCCGGGGAGATCCTGCTCCACGCCGGCTCTTCGAGCCTCGACACACCGGTGCGGGCAGTCGTCCGGCTCGTCGGTGCGGAGCGTGACGCGACGGTGCTTCGGCATCATGCCGTGCCCGTAACGGTCGAGCGGGAGTGAGCGAGCCCTTCCCGGAGCACGACGAAGCGGCGCCACCGGTCCGTCCGACCGGTGGCGCCGCTTCGTCGTGCTGTCGTGGGTCTAGCTTCGGGTCCAGGTCTGGTTGGTGCTGCCCAGGCCGGTCCACAGCTGGACCTTCGACCCGTTGGCCGTGCCCGCGCCGTTCACGTCGAGGACCAGGCCGTTGGAGCGGTTGACGATGGTGCCGTCGACCCGGAAGGCCCACTGCTGGCTGGTCTTCCCGTTGCAGGCCCACAGGATGACCTTGGTGCCCGTGGTGGTGCCGTCGGCGTTGGCGGCCAGGCACTTGCCGGATACTCGGAGCTCACCGGCCGTGGTCCGGGTGATGGTCTGGTTGGCGTTGCCCGAGCAGTCGTAGACCTGGACCTGGACGCCCGTCTGGCCGTTCGGGACGTCCAGGCAGCGGCCGGAGTTGGTGCCCTTCAGGGTGAAGGTCGAGGCCGTGGGGAGCGGGTCCGCGACCGGCAGCCACTCCTGCGAGCCGTCGGAGGCCGACGCGGCCAGGGTGACGGAGCCGCCCGCGGTGGCCCCGGTCATGTACAGGCTGGTGTTACGGGCCGAGCGGAGTCGGTAGTAGCCGTCGGTGGTGGAGACGAGGGTCCACTTCTTGTCGGTGGCATCGTCGTCGACCCACTGTGCCAGCTTCTGCCCGGCCGTCGCGCTGCCGGTCCAGATGGCTGCCGCACGGCCGCCGGCCTTGTTGAGCAGTGTCGTGTCGCTGCCCTTGGCGGTCATGTGCCAGCGCTGGGTGGCGGCGGCGGAGTCGGCGCTCAGTACGAGGTCGGGGGTGTCGCCGGTGAGGTTGGCGTCCTGCGTCTTGCCGGACGCGGTGGACAGGACCTGGCCGGTCAGCCGGTTGACGAGGCTGTAGTAGGTGCCGTCGGAGCGGCCGAGGTCGACTTCGGCGTACTTCACGGGGCCGACGCTGCCGCCGCTCCAGGAGGCCTGGAGGATCAGGACGCGTCCCGTGCCGTCGACGTACTGGAGGTTGCGGCTGTAACCGGAGGCGATGGTCGTCTGGTACTGCTTCCAGGTGCCGGTGCTCAGACCGGACTCGTTCACCCAGACGCTGCCGCTGCCGGACGCGTTGTAGGCGATCCGGCCGTCGGGCATGGGCAGGAGGACCGGGCTGCCCCCGGTGGACAGCTTGTTGCCGCCCGAGGGCACGGGCAGCGCGGTGATCGCGGCGTCCGTGGCCGAGAAGAACTTCAGCGGGT of Streptomyces phaeolivaceus contains these proteins:
- a CDS encoding carbohydrate ABC transporter permease, with product MSTTVTKARHAARTGAGHDRGADRSAPPARPGSPRRRTVVGTVRRALSGGVTLLWAAIVVVPVYWLVVTSLRTRADFTADSPLALPGHPTLDNYRTVLAGDFTTYLFNSVIVTVATVVLTVAVALMAAFAIVRGAGGRLSRVSFRLYLLGLAIPLQAVIIPVYLLIIKMRLYDSLLAIVLPSAAFALPITVMILVSFLRDVPRSLFEAMIVDGAGDWRMLFSLAAPLARPALMTVAVYDGLQVWNGFLFPLILTQSGDKAVLPLALTLYKGQFGIDVPATMAAVVLSTLPMLALFILARRQLVAGLTAGFSK
- a CDS encoding glycoside hydrolase family 3 N-terminal domain-containing protein produces the protein MTTTIPDHGGALPQDDGRPWTDPTLSTRERAEALLARLTLPEKVAQLSSAWEDVEPAGPEVAPGTSIFDRVGDLTETARHGLGQLTRPYGTLPRPALEHSRALAGRQRQITAQSRLGIPAMAHDECLTGFTAYGATIYPTSLGMAATFDPELIRRVGAAIGADMAEAGVHQGLAPVVDVIRDYRWGRCEETYGEDPYLVGEMGEAYVTGLQSAGVYATLKHFAGYSASVGGRNHAPVHAGRRELLDVLLPPFERLVAAGVGSVMNSYAEIDGEAPAASRWLLTEVLREWWGFEGTVVSDYWSLPFLVSAHRVAADLVDAGALALSAGMDVELPDQRGFGDALVHAVEQGTVDEGLVDRAVRRVLRQKAELGLLDPDWDPRPAALRAGELDLDKPENRELAHAVAQSSAVLLSNDGTLPLPSGGRIALIGPCADDVRTMFGCYSFPNHVLAKRDDLGNGVEAASLRTALAEELPSVHWEFAHGCPVRDEDRSGIPAAVEASAAADLTVLVVGDKAGMFGIGTSGEGCDVEDLRLPGVQEELVEAVLATGKPVVLIVNSGRPYAVGRFASAAAAMVQVFLPGEEGGRAVARLLSGRANFSGKLPVQIPLSPGGQPYTYLHPPLGDRQSFLSNLDPTPAFPFGHGLSYTDFEIDLLAVDREQVPTDGGFTVRARVRNTGAVAGAETVQLYAIDPVAQVTRPVRSLLGFAKVALAPGRQATVRFHVHTDRLAFAGLDGRRIVEAGEILLHAGSSSLDTPVRAVVRLVGAERDATVLRHHAVPVTVERE
- a CDS encoding RICIN domain-containing protein produces the protein MTRPWSRKVFASATAFAIGAAFAIASATTASAYQPSPANLYTANNTAACNKNPCVLYPKSAQLPSGRIVAAFENSQTAPVGQTMPLHKSDDDGTTWAKLADIQAPAYLSGDSAYAKYTSNWTNPYLYVLPQAVGSLSAGTLLLASIVSGDDAYYQEQKAANSSWTPSGDGDRKDVALALYASTDDGATWSFKNIIEAGGWQGGSAGAVGRVSAANTNAQVDPIWEPHLLAHNGKLIAYYSDEKDYTGYDTTTGAPTLDPDNDTATDSGGQVLLHRTWDGTSASAWSSPVVDVPGSTVSMGGGKTEIGGGRPGMTTIAPTTDGKWLLTYEYWGGGTNVRYRISDDPLKFFSATDAAITALPVPSGGNKLSTGGSPVLLPMPDGRIAYNASGSGSVWVNESGLSTGTWKQYQTTIASGYSRNLQYVDGTGRVLILQASWSGGSVGPVKYAEVDLGRSDGTYYSLVNRLTGQVLSTASGKTQDANLTGDTPDLVLSADSAAATQRWHMTAKGSDTTLLNKAGGRAAAIWTGSATAGQKLAQWVDDDATDKKWTLVSTTDGYYRLRSARNTSLYMTGATAGGSVTLAASASDGSQEWLPVADPLPTASTFTLKGTNSGRCLDVPNGQTGVQVQVYDCSGNANQTITRTTAGELRVSGKCLAANADGTTTGTKVILWACNGKTSQQWAFRVDGTIVNRSNGLVLDVNGAGTANGSKVQLWTGLGSTNQTWTRS